From Mugil cephalus isolate CIBA_MC_2020 chromosome 4, CIBA_Mcephalus_1.1, whole genome shotgun sequence:
AACGTAAACTGTCCACCTGCGACACACCAGGCTTAGGGTGAGTGCCACAGCATCTGTTAAGTGTATTTCACATGTCAGTTCACTGTGTCTGCTGCCGGTTCTGGTGGGAACGTCGGCAACTCCGTCCCTGGTCTCCCGGCCTCACGCCAACATCCCCGTTCTGAACGTGCATTTGCTTCTAATGAAACATCCGACCAGCCCCGTATGGCCTGCATACGGATGGGGCATGAGAAGGTGAGGTTGTCATGGCAACGTGTCTAATCCCCTTGGCGCCCCGGCAGGTGTGACAAGCGTCGGAGGGAACAGGAGAGCAAGTACATCGAGGAGCTAGCTGAGCTCATCTCTGCCAACCTCTCCAACATTGACAGCTTCAACGTCAAGCCTGATAAATGTGCCATCCTCAAGGAGACCGTGAGGCAGATCAGACAAATCAAAGAGCAAGGTACCACACCTCTTCAGATTACATCCATACACTCGTAGACAGACacatgtgggggaaaaaatacaatctaccctcatttttatttatttaaaatttcctcctatttttatttgtggagTAAACAGTGGACAAAGTTAGGCTTGTCAAGTGCCCTGCTGCAGGACAGGTGATGCCAGTGATGAAGTGGTTTGTTTGGTTCACGGCCAGGCCGCCTCAGACCGACGGCGAGTTTGGCTGTTTGTGTCGTTCGGGGTAAATGAACACCAGTAATTGAGACCAATCCTCGGTGGTCATGGCTCAAGGCTGTCAGTGACAGTGTCTATCTGTTAGTGCCAAACCATGCTTCTCTCTGGGAGACTAATGACACTGGAGACTCAGAAATCAGACCTTACAGACGGTCATTCCTATCTGTAGGTCCTTTTCCAATCATTTTGCAGATGTGACATGATTAAATACGCAAAGGTGGGGATATTTTCCTCCACCTGTTTTTTGCTTTGTGATTAGATCTGTGAGGATAAGTGGgtaaagggggggaaaaaagggagcAATCATATTGGAATCTACCCAGAGGGTCACAGCTGGCTACTGCTGTTCCTGGCGTTGTGCAGCCAGGTTACCATAGTTACAGGATGGGAATGATGGAGggcctttctgttttcttctgtccctctctgttGTCTATTTAACTCACTTTTTTTCCTGCCCCACCCCTCTTTAACACATCTTTATTCCCtgctgtaagtttttttttttttttaaggcgtgggtattttttgtcagtttgcTTAGTGTCAGTTTGGTTGAACAAGAATTTTTGGTTTGAAAGTGTCTTAAATCTTCTGTCACACTATTTCTCATCTTGCTTGATGTCTTGTGCTGCATATAGAGTGGTATCCAACAAAGCCTCAGACACATGCcgattttaaaaatagaaaggcATGCCAACCATGCATCCATGACGTGTGCTGCCATCTGGTGGTCAGAAAAAGTATGTTGGTGGTATTAAGAAAGTAGCGAATCATAGAATGGCTGTCATAAATTTATCACGGGCAGTATGATGAAGCGGCgtccaaaacaaaaatgtccattGTTACATTTTGTCTGAAAATGCACATGTCGCTTGTAGTATGTATAGCTCTGTGAGGTAATACATCCAGGTGCATCAGTAATACAATGTGCTTTGTCTGTCTTCAGGAAAAAACTCTTGCAATGATGACGATGTTCAGAAGGCGGATGTGTCCTCCACTGGTCAAGGGGTCATTGACAAAGACCATCTGGGACCGCTGCTCCTACAGGTCAGCTTGGGGACCACCATTCAGGGCAAAAGGCCAACGCCAATTAGCTGCCCTTCCATATGCTTGACCAATGTCgttgatgaggaaaaaaagttcTTGACATTAATTAGTATTTATTGTCACATGTTCCCCTTGTCTTTCTAGGCCTTGGATGGCTTTCTGTTTGTGGTTAACCGAGAGGGCAGCATTGTATTCGTGTCAGACAATGTGACACAGTACCTGCAGTACAAGCAGGAGGAGCTGATTAACACCAGCGTGTACACCATCATCCACgatgaagacagagaggagtTTCACAAGAATCTACCCAAGTCTAATGGTGAGATAAAAGTGCAAACATAAATTGGTTTAAACACATTCTAAGTCACACGCATTGACACGTATGTGCATGAATGGTTGCACACATTCTTGACATTCAGAgctgtttacatttttctcaATACAGCACCAAATGGAGCATCATGGGGTGGAGAGGCACCACGTCAGAAGAGCCACACCTTCAACTGCCGCATGCTGGTGAACTGTGGTCAGAGTCATGGGTTGTCAGAAGAGAGGCCTATGCGCTATGAGACCATGCAATGTTTTGCCCTCACGCAGCCCCGGGCTATgatggaggagggagatggTAAGTATCACTGACTGTAAAGTTTCTCATCCAGTGTAATCATCTGAGGGGCCTAACATTGCATTGCTCTCTACTCTAGATTTGCAGTCGTGTATGATATGTGTGGCACGACGCATCACAGCAGTAGAGAGGACGGAGAGGTTCAGCACCCGCCACGAACTGTCTGGTAAGTGTCTACTGTGCTGCATCTAACTGACCCAAGAATTGCATATTACATAGACTACAtagatttttgaattttaaagaCGTATACGTAATAGCCAGTTTAGAAGGTGTGAGAATATGGGCACTTTAAGATCCTCATTAATTCCTCAGGCTTTAATTGACTCGTAAATGGAGGATTGCCAGCTCACAACAGTTCCAGAGCCAGATAAAACTTCAACATTGTGGTAAAACTTAGCAATCAACGACTACTCTGAGCAATGGAGGATATGATAATTAAGCAAGTCTACAAGTCTATTAAGCCTACAAAGCAGGGAAAGGCTTTCAACTGCCCAAACCTTTACGTATAAATGTCATTAAGAGGAACTGTAGAAGTCAAGATGAGCTCTGGAAGACCAAGTAGATAAAACTGCTTGTCTGTCTGAAATGGAGCTTCAGAAAGGTTAAATTGACTGCGGACTATTAACTAACAGGGTCCACATAGACTCTACACTGAACAGTCATTAATCATCTGAAGCCCTTCTGTCTCCCTTTATCACCACTACCCATCATCATTTGTTTCGTACTAATTGTGCATCTTCTGTTGTAGGTAAACTGATTGAAATTGAACAGCAGAGCACTCTTCACACCACTATGCGTCCAGGCTGGGAGGACCTGGTGAGACGCTGCATGCAGATGTTCCTCAATCGAAGCGAAGGACAGCCGTGGTCCTACAAACGCCACTATCAAGATGGTATGTAGTTCTGTACCTTCAACTAACAGAGAATGATCTTCGTGCTAACCTATAATATTAACGGTCCTATTTGGGAGCAGCACTAAACCACAGCAGATTCTGCCGACCTCTGATCAGTGCACTGCTCAGTGTATTGTCCTGTTAGCGTGTAGTAATCATCTAACTGATGGTAGCCTCAGCCCTGACCTTTGGAAAGCTGTCAATGTGTTTCAGAGTTGTTTAGCAATAGAATCTTTCCACTGTTGACTACTGGTACTTTAATCGTGGAGCAGCTCCAGAAGCTCATGATTGTGAGAGCTGGTGACCTGTGTCCCAAACCATAAACAGCAATGCAGTCATGCTAGCAGTTCACTTTGCAGAAAGGGGAAATGTTAAATACTAAAGAAGAAGCAATACTACCAAGCTCACATGATGTGTCATCAGTATTGCTACTATGCACGCTTTGTTCATAGTCAGCTATTTGGGGCagtctttaattttctttaattctcCTCCAGCTTTCCATAATGGCCATGCGGAGACACCCTTCTACCGCTTCTCACTCTCTGATGGCACCCCAGTCACAGCCCAAACGAGGAGTGACCTCTGCAGGAATCCCAACTCAAATGAACCACACTCTTTCCTGTCTACACACTTGCTTCAAAGGTACAGATGCTTGAAAAGTTCTGAACTACTTAAGAATATGATTTCCCCCGACAGTTATCATACTGCATTTTAGAGCTTAGGTAACATTTGTTCTCTTTTAAATGGattttactgattttatttatttttacttgtagGGATCACAATGGTTATCGTGGGAACCAGGCTGGGACCATGAGGCCTCAAAACATGGGCATGAACAACCccaaccaacagatgaacatgggGCCAGGAGGTGGCATGGGCATGAACAGGGGCTACGGCATGGCTGAACAGGGAAACATGCCACAGAGAGGAGTGCCTCCGTACTCTGGGGGAGGTCGTATGAATCAAATGAATCCCATGCATCAGATGAACCCTGTGCATCAGATGAATCAAATGAATTCCATGCATCAGATGGGCAACATGGGTCAAATGAATCAGATGAATCAAATGAATTCCATGCATCCAATGAACTCCCCCATGAACTCGCTGAATCAAATGGGCTCCATGAACCAAATGAATCAGATGGGTCACCACGGAATGCATCAGCAGCCGCCGCAGCACCATCAGCAGCAGATGGGCCAGTTCcatggagctggaggtggactTGGAGGTGGAGGGTATGGGATGGGAATGACCAGTCCTACCCAGGCCAGTCCAGGGATTAATGGTCCTCCACATAATGTCATGAGTTCACCCAGAGTTCGAGGAAGCCCCAAGACGGGTTCCAGCCCCTTCTCTCCTGGAGGTACAAACCAAACATCCTTCATACAAACCGCAACATTTAATAAGCAGTTTAGTTTGATAACCACTACTACAATACATACTCAACACTACAGTAAATTATAAGCCTGTCTTTTCTGACTGGTTGTCTCCTTTACAGGTATGAACTCTCCGATGAGCTCCACTCATTCTGGTAACTCAGGAGGTGGAGGTACCaccttctccagcagctcaTTGAATGCTCTCCAAGCCATCAGTGAGGGAGTGGGCAATCCAATGCCCTCCCCACTCacctctcctgctcctcataAACCTGATTCCTCCCCGAGCATCAACTCCACCAATCAGACGGCAGGTGGGCCCTGTAAACCAGGCCTACCAGCCTACTCTGACTCTAAGAGCCCAGGCAGGTCACTAGGGGCTGGTGGAGAGCCGCAGTCTCAGCAGCACCCACACACCCCCACCAGCGAGAGCCCTCCTGACAAGCCAGACAGCCAAGCCAGTGGAGAGGCAGTTCTAGGTGGGGGAGAGCCCAACCGTCGCGTCCCAGACAAGTCCCACAAGAAGCTACTGCAGCTACTCACCTCCCCTACAGATGAGCTGGTGCCACCTAATCACACGGCAAACTCCGGGCCCAGCTCCACCCCTGAAGCTAAAGATGGAACTGCTGGAGTCACCAGTCCTTCCTCCTCAACAGGAGTGTCCTCCTCCACAAGTGGGAATCATGGCGTTGGGTCATCCTGTGGTGGCACAGGGCATTTGACAAGTCAGTCACTGCAGGAGAAGCACAAGATCCTCCACAAGCTCCTACAGAACGGCAACACACCTGATGAAGTGGCTCGCATAACGGCTGAGGCCACCGGGAAGAGCAGCTTGGATTCAGGAGCGCCAGAACCGGGGACCGCTGCCACTGGAGGCGCAAGGGGATCAGAATCTAAGCAGGAGCAGCACAGCCCTAAGAAGGAGAAACCTCACGCCCTTCTTCACTACCTCCTCAATAAAGATGATTCTAAAGAGGGTGGAGATATTAAGCCAAAGCTAGAGGATATGGATGGGAGAGGAGCCCAGGGGGCAGGGGTCACCAGCTCTGAGCCCCTCGGCATGGACAGCAAGGTGAAGCTGGAGCCCTCTGATGAGGTAGGTCTTTTTCTCCAAAGCTCTCCTGTGTGCATATTTGTGGATGGAGTTTTAAAATATCCAGGAAGACATTGTTTTTGATCATTCTTGTTTTTTGATATGTCAGACGGAGACCCTGGAGACCATTCTTGGCGTCCCCAGGAACAGCTCTAGTTTCTTCCCTGAACCAGACTCCAGAGCTGGAAAAGAAGTTGGAAACAAACAGGGGAATATTCCTGACAGTTTACATGGTATGTCAGTGTATTGTATAAATGCTAAACATGCTTGGTAAAGAATCTTGCTGACTTGTATGATGTGTTAAGACACTAGTTGCAGTATGTGGTGTCTCAAATGTGCTTCCACAAAGTATCACAGTGGGATCCTCTCCAGTCAGTCTGTCGAGGTTTATTAACCCTACAGTGGTGTTG
This genomic window contains:
- the LOC125006720 gene encoding nuclear receptor coactivator 3-like isoform X4; translation: MSGVGDNSLEPLCSDRKRKLSTCDTPGLGCDKRRREQESKYIEELAELISANLSNIDSFNVKPDKCAILKETVRQIRQIKEQGKNSCNDDDVQKADVSSTGQGVIDKDHLGPLLLQALDGFLFVVNREGSIVFVSDNVTQYLQYKQEELINTSVYTIIHDEDREEFHKNLPKSNAPNGASWGGEAPRQKSHTFNCRMLVNCGQSHGLSEERPMRYETMQCFALTQPRAMMEEGDDLQSCMICVARRITAVERTERFSTRHELSGKLIEIEQQSTLHTTMRPGWEDLVRRCMQMFLNRSEGQPWSYKRHYQDAFHNGHAETPFYRFSLSDGTPVTAQTRSDLCRNPNSNEPHSFLSTHLLQRDHNGYRGNQAGTMRPQNMGMNNPNQQMNMGPGGGMGMNRGYGMAEQGNMPQRGVPPYSGGGRMNQMNPMHQMNPVHQMNQMNSMHQMGNMGQMNQMNQMNSMHPMNSPMNSLNQMGSMNQMNQMGHHGMHQQPPQHHQQQMGQFHGAGGGLGGGGYGMGMTSPTQASPGINGPPHNVMSSPRVRGSPKTGSSPFSPGGMNSPMSSTHSGNSGGGGTTFSSSSLNALQAISEGVGNPMPSPLTSPAPHKPDSSPSINSTNQTAGGPCKPGLPAYSDSKSPGRSLGAGGEPQSQQHPHTPTSESPPDKPDSQASGEAVLGGGEPNRRVPDKSHKKLLQLLTSPTDELVPPNHTANSGPSSTPEAKDGTAGVTSPSSSTGVSSSTSGNHGVGSSCGGTGHLTSQSLQEKHKILHKLLQNGNTPDEVARITAEATGKSSLDSGAPEPGTAATGGARGSESKQEQHSPKKEKPHALLHYLLNKDDSKEGGDIKPKLEDMDGRGAQGAGVTSSEPLGMDSKVKLEPSDETETLETILGVPRNSSSFFPEPDSRAGKEVGNKQGNIPDSLHDGERVPMLPVQRGAYHRALSMDSKPMCGDGPVGGGLATRRNAPCPTLVKQENIDVPIRSGAMPNGFPGGMGVCPPRGNPTRAMGRGMGIHQRPPMAGPGDWGMPRSSGSPVAGPGHPGMGRSGPMGGPMISRSNSAPGNTRSMLQQQLMDMGTSEANMRMSPFGGHGPPPQSPSWPDSAMGMDRPPGNTNRDQFAHPLDELLGPLANSEGPSDERALLDQLDSLLNTADVIALQEIDRALGIPEIVGQSHGPEGHQQGKDQGQGPPSEPFPGMDTSIAAEQKSMYGQGYPGPPGPPSMGMQPGYGGNAMQGQAPGGFSPMMNQMGQTGGFPMAGIGGMGNPRANMTRPRMMTATKPLRLQLQQRLQGQQFMNQTRQGIKMENNPGGNPAMRPGMQSGMQPGMQPGMQPGMQPGMQPGMQPGMQPGMQPGMQPGMQSAGMSGQPGFLNAQMMAQRNREMMTTMQLRRQRMMMLMQQQQQQQQQQQQQQQGQGPAGAFSPPPNVTAPGGMDSPMGGPPMNQPGQQGFNYGGMSQQGDPSFMPPGSSPPANMMQGRMGGPPQTTMMPGMQGNPQAGHMYPPGDMKGWPQGGMPRNTSYPQQQFPQQGSQGQFGPMMMNNSMGGPVGGSGAGQMAQMPGQVQGQMSMNPMGMGRIPMGPDQKYC